A genomic stretch from Camelus ferus isolate YT-003-E chromosome 17, BCGSAC_Cfer_1.0, whole genome shotgun sequence includes:
- the FAM107A gene encoding actin-associated protein FAM107A isoform X1 → MAQRLGERARGPAEATGLYRAVLLRSASMYSEIQRERADVGGLMAPPEYREWNPELIKPKKLLNPVKASRSHQELHRELLMNHRRGLGVDSKPELQRVLEHRRRNQLIKKKKEELEAKRLQCPFEQELLRRQQRLNQLEKPPEKEEDRAPEFIKVRENLRRIATLTSEERAL, encoded by the exons ATGGCACAGAGGCTGGGCGAGCGGGCTCGGGGGCCCGCCGAGGCCACGGGGCTCTACCGGGCCGTGCTGCTCAGGTCGG CCTCCATGTACTCAGAGATCCAGAGGGAGCGGGCGGACGTCGGAGGCCTGATGGCCCCGCCAGAGTACAGAGAGTGGAACCCTGAGCTCATCAAGCCCAAGAAGCTGCTGAACCCCGTCAAGGCCTCCCGGAGCCACCAGGAGCTGCACCGAGAGCTGCTCATGAACCACAGAAG GGGCCTGGGCGTGGACAGCAAGCCGGAGCTACAGCGCGTCCTTGAGCACCGCCGGCGGAACCAGCTCAtcaagaagaagaaggaggagctggaggccaAGCGGCTGCAGTGTCCCTTTGAGCAGGAGCTGTTGAGACGGCAGCAAAGGCTGAACCag cTGGAAAAGCCACCAGAAAAGGAGGAGGACCGTGCTCCCGAATTTATTAAAGTCAGGGAGAATCTGCGCAGAATCGCCACACTGACCAGTGAAGAGAGAGCGCTGTAG
- the FAM107A gene encoding actin-associated protein FAM107A isoform X2 produces MYSEIQRERADVGGLMAPPEYREWNPELIKPKKLLNPVKASRSHQELHRELLMNHRRGLGVDSKPELQRVLEHRRRNQLIKKKKEELEAKRLQCPFEQELLRRQQRLNQLEKPPEKEEDRAPEFIKVRENLRRIATLTSEERAL; encoded by the exons ATGTACTCAGAGATCCAGAGGGAGCGGGCGGACGTCGGAGGCCTGATGGCCCCGCCAGAGTACAGAGAGTGGAACCCTGAGCTCATCAAGCCCAAGAAGCTGCTGAACCCCGTCAAGGCCTCCCGGAGCCACCAGGAGCTGCACCGAGAGCTGCTCATGAACCACAGAAG GGGCCTGGGCGTGGACAGCAAGCCGGAGCTACAGCGCGTCCTTGAGCACCGCCGGCGGAACCAGCTCAtcaagaagaagaaggaggagctggaggccaAGCGGCTGCAGTGTCCCTTTGAGCAGGAGCTGTTGAGACGGCAGCAAAGGCTGAACCag cTGGAAAAGCCACCAGAAAAGGAGGAGGACCGTGCTCCCGAATTTATTAAAGTCAGGGAGAATCTGCGCAGAATCGCCACACTGACCAGTGAAGAGAGAGCGCTGTAG